A region from the Nonlabens sp. YIK11 genome encodes:
- a CDS encoding DUF5606 domain-containing protein, which translates to MSLDSILSITGKPGLYKLKTKARSGFVVESLMDNKTSIVGMSHNVSVLKDISIYTYEAEVPLKEVFNKIAKKEDKGAAISHKASKDELSNYFNEVLPEYDEDRVYASDIKKVVQWYNILQQNDLLDSLSNSEEEE; encoded by the coding sequence ATGAGTCTAGACAGCATTTTGTCCATTACAGGGAAACCAGGATTATACAAATTGAAGACCAAAGCCCGCAGTGGCTTTGTCGTGGAATCTCTTATGGACAACAAAACATCCATTGTTGGGATGAGTCACAACGTGAGTGTTTTAAAAGACATCTCCATTTATACCTATGAGGCAGAGGTTCCTTTAAAAGAAGTCTTTAACAAGATTGCCAAAAAAGAAGACAAAGGTGCCGCTATTAGCCACAAAGCATCTAAAGATGAGTTGAGCAACTATTTTAATGAAGTCTTACCAGAATACGATGAAGATCGTGTTTATGCCAGCGACATTAAAAAAGTGGTGCAGTGGTATAACATTCTGCAACAAAATGATTTGTTGGACAGCTTGTCAAACTCTGAGGAAGAAGAATAG
- a CDS encoding T9SS type A sorting domain-containing protein produces MKNFTFFIATLFVAGSSIAQVHVVNDAFIYSKGTDIFITQELELRDAPSAPGETGSAFYLREGADASGDGNGQIAQLIQGNVGSANTGAGTFSVFQEGVANNFTYNYWSSPVSEPDAGANAGFKNTQIYFPILTEGFDFETDFVIDADQAFIFGTNVRDGRTDDQEFTNQATQTGPTIINQPLRIASRWLYSYNSVGDGAGNGGTSGYFGWQSFADPSATVLPGYGFTMKGVILDGGGVNIENSELGMGQRYDFRGIPNNGDIEVGVAQGDFSLVGNPYPSALDLKDFLEDNPDITPEIYFWDSNSTTHILQEYEGGYGVYTPGEAGNDADDGTFVPATFFRYDSSGVPISGSNTTITGGPSFPVGIGTTRRYAPIGQGFMIVRDNDGSGNAFPSGNGIATFTNAQREFVKENPTNSFFKAAPNSGNDQTANANVIKYVRPQILLNTFINKRYNRQMVLSFGQGATEDYDWGLEGSNNANKVNTDIYMPLNGNEYVIQAVPYDKNQTAVPVSFKSAAATSTFEIAVTTMVNFETEKVLIHDKQTDTYHDILNDSYTITTGKGTVADRYEIVFEEKSTLSNGDELLATDAFNIFQNNERSLLTIQNPAGKNVSDISVFDLAGRLVASQNPKEVNQEFTFNTSSYSAGIYIVKVSTPDDEELAKKVIISN; encoded by the coding sequence ATGAAAAACTTTACATTCTTTATCGCAACTCTTTTTGTTGCAGGTAGTTCCATAGCGCAGGTTCACGTTGTCAATGACGCGTTTATCTATTCTAAGGGTACTGATATTTTTATCACTCAAGAACTAGAATTGCGCGATGCACCATCTGCACCAGGAGAAACTGGATCTGCTTTTTATCTAAGAGAAGGCGCAGACGCCTCGGGAGACGGGAATGGTCAAATCGCTCAACTTATTCAAGGAAATGTTGGATCTGCTAATACTGGTGCAGGAACATTTTCTGTTTTTCAAGAAGGTGTCGCAAATAATTTTACGTATAACTATTGGTCATCTCCGGTAAGTGAGCCTGATGCTGGAGCTAATGCAGGTTTCAAGAACACTCAAATCTACTTCCCCATTCTTACTGAAGGTTTTGACTTTGAAACAGACTTTGTTATAGATGCTGATCAAGCATTCATTTTTGGAACAAATGTAAGAGATGGTAGAACAGATGACCAGGAATTCACAAATCAAGCGACGCAGACAGGCCCGACTATTATAAACCAACCCTTAAGAATAGCTTCCAGATGGCTTTACAGTTATAATAGTGTTGGAGATGGAGCTGGTAATGGAGGGACATCTGGATATTTTGGATGGCAATCATTTGCTGATCCTTCAGCTACTGTTTTACCAGGATATGGTTTTACCATGAAGGGAGTTATACTTGATGGTGGTGGAGTTAATATAGAAAACTCAGAATTAGGAATGGGACAACGTTATGATTTTAGAGGTATTCCTAACAATGGTGACATAGAAGTAGGAGTCGCTCAAGGTGATTTCTCACTAGTAGGTAACCCCTATCCGTCTGCTTTAGACCTAAAGGACTTTTTAGAAGACAATCCAGACATTACTCCAGAGATCTATTTCTGGGATTCAAATTCTACGACTCATATTCTTCAAGAATATGAAGGAGGTTATGGGGTTTATACACCAGGTGAGGCTGGCAATGATGCGGATGACGGAACTTTTGTGCCTGCGACTTTTTTTAGGTACGACTCTAGTGGTGTGCCAATCAGCGGTTCCAATACTACTATAACTGGTGGTCCTTCATTTCCAGTTGGCATTGGAACTACAAGAAGATATGCTCCGATAGGTCAAGGTTTCATGATCGTTAGAGATAATGACGGTTCTGGTAATGCTTTTCCTTCTGGAAATGGTATTGCAACATTCACAAACGCACAACGTGAATTCGTGAAAGAAAATCCGACTAATTCATTTTTCAAAGCTGCTCCTAATTCAGGAAATGATCAAACCGCAAATGCTAATGTTATTAAATACGTTAGACCTCAAATACTATTGAACACGTTCATCAATAAAAGATATAATAGACAGATGGTATTGTCTTTTGGACAAGGTGCTACCGAGGATTATGATTGGGGACTTGAAGGTAGCAATAATGCTAACAAAGTGAATACAGACATTTACATGCCATTAAATGGTAATGAATATGTGATTCAAGCTGTTCCTTATGACAAGAACCAAACAGCTGTGCCAGTATCGTTTAAATCTGCAGCAGCTACATCAACTTTTGAAATTGCCGTGACAACCATGGTGAATTTTGAAACTGAGAAGGTGTTGATCCACGACAAACAAACCGATACATATCATGACATATTAAATGATTCTTATACTATTACAACTGGTAAAGGAACTGTGGCAGATCGATATGAAATCGTTTTTGAAGAAAAATCAACATTGAGCAATGGTGATGAATTACTTGCTACAGATGCGTTCAACATCTTTCAAAACAATGAGCGTAGTTTGTTGACCATTCAAAACCCAGCTGGCAAAAATGTTTCTGACATTAGTGTATTTGATTTAGCAGGTAGATTGGTGGCAAGCCAAAATCCAAAAGAAGTAAATCAAGAATTTACCTTTAATACGTCATCGTATTCCGCTGGGATTTACATTGTCAAGGTGTCTACGCCTGATGATGAAGAGCTGGCTAAGAAAGTGATTATTTCTAATTAG
- a CDS encoding DUF6048 family protein yields the protein MLRYATSLLFVMVACLASAQQTTQEPVANDTIVYPTTYGLRAGIDLASLVRTAIDDEYTGFQVMADYRLTKDWYVAGELGTETLDRETNQIDFETTGSYIKAGADYNFYGNWLDLDNMIYVGFRAGASSFSQTLNRFDFYEEVGSFPAPSRFPNEEFTGLTAFWAEIQAGVKVQVLNNVYLSLNVQLKRLVAEDQPDNFDNLYIPGFGRTYDTGEIGVGYFYGISYRIPIYKK from the coding sequence ATGTTGAGATACGCCACTAGCCTATTGTTCGTAATGGTGGCTTGCCTTGCAAGTGCACAGCAAACCACACAGGAACCTGTGGCAAATGATACCATTGTATATCCTACGACTTATGGACTGCGAGCAGGAATAGATCTAGCCAGTCTAGTACGCACAGCTATTGACGATGAATACACAGGCTTTCAAGTCATGGCAGATTATAGACTTACCAAGGACTGGTATGTCGCCGGCGAACTAGGAACCGAAACTCTTGATCGTGAAACCAATCAAATTGATTTTGAAACCACTGGTTCCTATATCAAAGCTGGCGCAGATTATAATTTCTATGGCAACTGGCTCGATCTAGACAATATGATTTATGTAGGGTTTAGAGCAGGTGCCTCAAGCTTTTCACAAACCCTAAATAGGTTTGACTTTTACGAAGAGGTAGGTTCTTTTCCTGCACCTAGTAGATTCCCTAATGAAGAGTTTACTGGACTGACGGCTTTCTGGGCAGAGATTCAAGCTGGTGTAAAAGTTCAAGTATTAAACAATGTATATCTGTCCTTAAATGTTCAGCTAAAAAGACTTGTTGCGGAAGATCAGCCTGATAATTTTGACAATCTTTATATACCCGGTTTTGGACGCACCTATGATACAGGCGAAATAGGCGTCGGTTATTTTTATGGCATTTCCTACCGTATTCCTATTTACAAAAAGTAA
- a CDS encoding TlpA family protein disulfide reductase, producing MKKVILLLLTAILLFACKDEVVEEAIITSNTVTIAGMVNPADSLDVSQVQVYAYDYLKSDYDEYTADLNEDGTFQLELELTDPREVTVFASRPFSLIAVPGNSINVTIEKAVDTTQVIAPKFSGDHADTNNNLQLYLKDFPVDVQSYYNNEEVQATDDFIAFAKAEQTTIADYNKKFMSSINDTLLQDYITSREKFFFPNSKIDYAMYRDYYGLEAPAADSEYFDFLNSLPKLEKEDLINTSIIQRLVYTLKYHYQSRARLLVEEGESVDSKAIEIAANSSDGSLLHDLVIHEFYLNQFQDHNVDIYESTSDQYLSKVADEEIRNSIASRYESEKKLLESPELPEEAQLLEFKSEDPKDYLAEIIENANGKVVYIDNWATWCGPCKAEFKEASPKLHEKFNDDVEFVYFCHSSERRAYIPSIAEFQIKGKHYFLDEDQSKVVRQMIELEGYPTYTVIDKSGEIVLSDYIHRPSYPATTELLTKLINE from the coding sequence ATGAAAAAAGTCATTTTACTGTTGTTAACGGCAATCCTACTCTTTGCCTGTAAAGATGAAGTGGTTGAAGAGGCCATTATCACAAGCAATACGGTTACCATTGCCGGTATGGTAAACCCAGCAGACTCGCTGGATGTTTCCCAGGTGCAGGTTTATGCCTATGATTATTTGAAGAGCGATTACGACGAGTACACGGCAGACCTCAACGAGGATGGCACCTTCCAGTTGGAGTTGGAATTGACAGACCCTAGAGAGGTCACCGTTTTTGCTTCTAGACCTTTTAGCTTGATTGCTGTTCCCGGCAATTCCATCAATGTGACTATTGAAAAAGCTGTGGACACTACACAGGTGATCGCACCTAAATTTTCGGGAGATCATGCAGATACTAATAACAATCTGCAACTCTATTTGAAGGATTTCCCAGTGGACGTGCAATCGTATTACAACAATGAAGAAGTACAGGCGACAGATGATTTTATCGCTTTCGCGAAAGCGGAACAAACCACCATCGCAGATTACAACAAGAAATTCATGTCTTCCATTAATGATACATTATTGCAGGATTACATCACGTCGCGTGAGAAGTTTTTCTTTCCCAATTCCAAGATTGATTATGCGATGTACAGAGATTATTATGGACTGGAAGCTCCTGCGGCAGACAGCGAATACTTTGATTTCCTGAACAGCCTTCCTAAGCTTGAAAAAGAAGATTTGATCAACACTTCTATCATACAAAGATTGGTATACACCTTAAAATACCACTATCAAAGCAGAGCCAGATTGCTCGTGGAAGAAGGCGAGAGCGTAGATTCCAAAGCCATTGAAATAGCAGCGAACTCATCAGACGGGTCATTGCTACACGACCTGGTCATTCATGAGTTTTATCTCAACCAGTTCCAGGATCACAATGTTGACATTTATGAATCTACTAGTGACCAGTACTTATCTAAGGTGGCCGATGAAGAAATCAGAAACAGCATTGCTTCCAGGTATGAAAGTGAGAAAAAGCTGTTGGAAAGTCCAGAACTTCCTGAGGAAGCTCAACTTCTAGAATTTAAAAGTGAAGATCCAAAGGATTACTTAGCAGAGATTATTGAAAATGCCAATGGTAAAGTTGTCTACATTGACAACTGGGCAACCTGGTGTGGTCCCTGCAAAGCCGAATTTAAAGAGGCATCACCTAAACTGCATGAAAAATTCAATGATGATGTTGAGTTTGTATATTTCTGTCACAGCAGTGAAAGACGTGCATATATACCATCCATTGCGGAGTTTCAGATCAAGGGAAAACACTATTTCCTTGATGAGGATCAATCAAAAGTTGTGAGACAAATGATAGAATTAGAAGGCTATCCTACCTATACCGTTATTGATAAATCTGGAGAGATCGTTCTATCTGATTATATTCACAGACCCAGCTATCCTGCTACGACAGAGTTGCTGACAAAACTTATTAATGAATAG
- a CDS encoding Smr/MutS family protein, with protein MSNKFSKGDKVLVLDDDMSGVVAFAKAKQITITTADGIDLTFHEDELILDRRLQVKHIEVKKEPAPKKPKRRIQSRKKGAFIPAVEVDLHIHQLTDNERYMDNYDMLNLQIDTARDKIEWAHRNNIPKLVFIHGVGAGVLKQELDFLFERYDYLKHYDADFQKYGKGATEVYLFQNPK; from the coding sequence ATGAGTAACAAGTTTTCCAAAGGAGATAAAGTGCTGGTGCTGGACGACGATATGAGTGGAGTTGTCGCTTTCGCGAAAGCGAAACAAATCACCATCACTACTGCAGATGGTATTGATCTCACCTTTCATGAAGATGAGTTGATTCTTGATAGGCGGTTACAGGTAAAACACATCGAAGTGAAAAAGGAACCGGCTCCCAAAAAACCCAAAAGACGCATACAGTCCCGTAAAAAAGGAGCATTTATCCCAGCGGTAGAAGTGGATTTACATATCCACCAGTTGACCGATAATGAGCGATATATGGATAATTATGACATGCTCAACCTGCAAATTGATACTGCCAGAGACAAGATAGAATGGGCGCACCGCAACAACATTCCAAAACTGGTTTTTATCCATGGCGTAGGCGCTGGAGTACTCAAACAAGAACTGGACTTTTTGTTTGAGCGCTATGATTACCTAAAACATTATGATGCTGATTTCCAGAAATACGGTAAAGGTGCCACTGAGGTGTATTTATTTCAAAATCCTAAATAG
- a CDS encoding DUF6452 family protein has translation MNRNQIIAVLLLVACCFSSCEKDDLCIPEELDVPRLVIVFLDARNPLLRKPVERLQVFETEENFAVSLNGTGATSLTQVDSISIPLRNDQNVTNFAFTRTSNGAVNADPINFRYTEEEVYLNRACGFTSSFLDLSLERPDEDPVNPWISNVIIRNADVISKNDIHVEIRH, from the coding sequence ATGAATAGAAATCAAATCATAGCGGTTTTACTGCTTGTTGCCTGTTGCTTCTCATCTTGTGAGAAGGATGACTTGTGCATTCCAGAAGAGTTGGATGTGCCACGACTGGTGATCGTTTTTCTAGATGCTAGAAACCCATTGTTGCGCAAACCAGTGGAAAGGCTCCAAGTGTTTGAAACCGAAGAGAATTTTGCAGTCAGTCTTAATGGTACGGGCGCAACTAGTCTCACACAAGTAGACTCGATTTCTATACCCTTACGAAATGATCAAAACGTGACCAATTTTGCATTCACTCGTACGTCCAACGGCGCTGTCAATGCAGACCCTATCAACTTTAGATATACCGAGGAAGAAGTATACCTCAACCGTGCCTGCGGCTTTACCTCATCTTTTCTGGATCTTAGTTTGGAAAGACCTGATGAAGATCCCGTAAATCCATGGATAAGCAACGTCATCATAAGAAATGCTGACGTCATCTCAAAAAATGACATTCATGTTGAGATACGCCACTAG
- a CDS encoding CCC motif membrane protein, with the protein MQKLNTTVVYILSIVGFLCCCIYGIGTVAAIIALVIASKELKKYNENPDLYSNGKAMKTAKTVAIISLIISLIGLALIVAFYYNQCAFYQWYIDTFADNPNVTEEQLAPLYQAMEEAGCM; encoded by the coding sequence ATGCAAAAATTAAACACCACTGTAGTTTACATTCTTTCCATCGTAGGGTTTTTATGCTGCTGTATATACGGGATTGGAACCGTAGCCGCTATTATAGCATTAGTGATAGCCTCTAAGGAGTTGAAGAAATACAACGAAAATCCAGATTTGTATTCTAATGGAAAGGCAATGAAAACGGCTAAAACGGTAGCCATCATTTCGCTTATCATATCCTTAATAGGGTTAGCACTTATAGTAGCGTTCTACTACAACCAATGTGCATTCTACCAATGGTATATTGATACATTTGCTGACAATCCTAACGTGACGGAAGAGCAGTTGGCACCTCTTTACCAAGCGATGGAAGAAGCAGGCTGTATGTAA
- the rlmD gene encoding 23S rRNA (uracil(1939)-C(5))-methyltransferase RlmD — translation MSKRRKRAQKTFEKVPVVDAGARGKSVAKTADGEVIFLTDAVPGDVVDITTFKKRKSFYEGKVTQFHERSTRRTQPVCKHYDTCGGCKWQEMAYDSQLFFKQKEVVENLTRIGHLTLPEIEPILGSEQQYYYRNKMEFSFSANRWLTLEEIQSDVQLDDDDKKALGFHIPGMWDKILHLDECHLHPAIGEQIRLSVHAFAKAENISYYSPREKSGTLRTLMLRMSSTGDVMVVIQFYQDHEQQRIALLEHLKESFPEIKSLQYIINEKANDTIYDQDVVLYDGDDFIMEKMEGLQFKISAKSFYQTNSAQAYELYKVTRDFAGLDGSQIVYDLYTGTGTIAQFVAGKAAKVVGIESVPQAIEDAQANAQLNNVENAEFYVGDMKDVFTTDFINKHGTPDVVITDPPRDGMHKDVVAQLLNLAAPRIVYVSCNSATQARDLALLDDAYRVVRVRPVDMFPQTHHVENVVLLELK, via the coding sequence ATGTCCAAAAGAAGAAAAAGAGCCCAAAAAACTTTTGAAAAAGTACCTGTTGTTGATGCAGGAGCTAGAGGTAAAAGTGTCGCAAAAACTGCCGACGGTGAAGTTATATTCCTTACCGATGCAGTACCAGGCGATGTAGTTGATATAACAACCTTCAAAAAGCGCAAGTCCTTTTATGAAGGAAAAGTGACGCAGTTTCACGAGCGATCCACAAGACGCACACAACCTGTTTGCAAACATTACGACACTTGTGGCGGTTGCAAGTGGCAGGAAATGGCCTACGACAGCCAGCTCTTTTTCAAACAAAAGGAAGTTGTTGAAAACCTAACACGCATAGGTCACCTTACATTGCCAGAGATTGAACCGATTCTGGGCAGCGAGCAGCAATACTACTATCGCAATAAGATGGAATTCAGCTTCTCGGCAAATCGGTGGTTGACGCTTGAAGAGATTCAGTCTGACGTGCAGCTGGACGATGACGATAAAAAAGCGTTAGGCTTCCACATTCCTGGAATGTGGGACAAGATCCTACATCTGGATGAATGTCACTTGCACCCAGCCATTGGTGAGCAGATACGTTTGAGTGTCCACGCTTTCGCGAAAGCGGAAAATATCTCCTACTACTCACCACGAGAAAAGTCTGGCACCTTACGCACGCTCATGTTGCGCATGTCCAGCACTGGCGACGTGATGGTGGTGATTCAATTTTATCAGGATCATGAGCAACAGCGCATCGCTTTGTTGGAGCATTTGAAAGAATCGTTTCCAGAAATCAAGTCCCTGCAATACATCATAAACGAGAAGGCAAACGACACGATCTATGATCAAGATGTGGTGTTGTACGACGGTGATGATTTTATCATGGAAAAAATGGAGGGCCTGCAGTTTAAAATTAGTGCAAAATCGTTCTATCAGACCAACTCTGCACAGGCCTATGAACTGTATAAGGTTACTCGGGATTTTGCTGGACTGGACGGTTCTCAGATCGTTTATGACCTATACACCGGTACTGGTACCATTGCCCAATTCGTTGCTGGTAAAGCCGCCAAAGTCGTGGGAATTGAGTCCGTACCTCAAGCTATCGAGGATGCGCAAGCAAACGCCCAACTCAATAATGTAGAAAATGCAGAATTTTATGTGGGCGATATGAAGGACGTGTTCACCACGGACTTTATCAATAAGCACGGCACGCCAGATGTCGTCATTACAGATCCACCGCGTGATGGTATGCATAAAGATGTAGTTGCACAACTTTTGAACCTTGCGGCACCAAGAATTGTATATGTTAGTTGCAATAGCGCAACACAGGCACGTGATCTAGCGTTACTGGATGATGCATACAGAGTGGTGCGTGTGCGTCCGGTGGACATGTTCCCGCAAACCCATCATGTGGAAAACGTAGTTTTACTTGAATTAAAATAA
- the rocD gene encoding ornithine--oxo-acid transaminase, with product MNITASRSKELIEIEEKHGAHNYHPLPVVLERGDGVYVWDVEGKRYYDFLSAYSAVNQGHCHPAIIEAMTKQARTLTLTSRAFHNDKLGRFNSYMTSYFDFDKVLPMNTGAEAVETAIKIARKWAYEKKGVAETDAQIIVCDNNFHGRTTTIISFSNDENARKNFGPYTPGFIKIPYDDTEALEKALQQDNIAGFLVEPIQGEAGVYTPADDFMRRSKELCEKYNALFIADEIQTGIARTGALLAVCGKCTCDGSCERQETYARPDILILGKALSGGAFPVSAVLADDDIMNVIHPGQHGSTFGGNPVAAVVAIAALDVVKEESLAQNARELGNYFRKKINEYIETTDTVTLVRGRGLLNAIVINDSEDSDTAWNICLKLRDNGLLAKPTHGNIIRFAPPLVMTKEQLDECIEIIIKTLKDFE from the coding sequence ATGAATATTACAGCGTCCAGATCAAAAGAACTTATAGAAATAGAAGAAAAGCACGGTGCCCACAACTACCATCCATTACCAGTGGTGTTAGAGCGTGGCGATGGTGTCTATGTCTGGGATGTAGAAGGAAAGCGTTATTATGATTTCTTGAGTGCCTACAGCGCCGTCAATCAAGGTCACTGTCATCCTGCAATTATTGAAGCAATGACAAAGCAGGCGCGTACCTTGACACTTACCTCAAGAGCTTTTCACAATGATAAGTTGGGCAGGTTCAATAGTTACATGACCAGCTATTTTGACTTTGACAAAGTACTGCCCATGAATACTGGTGCAGAGGCTGTTGAAACCGCCATCAAGATTGCTCGTAAATGGGCCTATGAAAAAAAAGGCGTTGCTGAAACCGATGCTCAAATTATTGTTTGTGACAACAACTTCCATGGTCGTACCACCACTATAATCTCGTTCTCCAATGATGAGAACGCCCGTAAAAACTTTGGACCCTATACACCTGGTTTTATCAAGATACCTTATGATGATACTGAGGCTCTTGAAAAAGCCTTACAACAAGATAATATCGCTGGATTTTTAGTAGAGCCTATTCAAGGTGAAGCTGGAGTTTATACACCAGCAGATGATTTTATGCGTCGCAGTAAGGAATTGTGCGAAAAATACAATGCTTTATTTATCGCAGATGAAATCCAAACCGGTATCGCAAGAACAGGAGCGTTGCTCGCCGTTTGTGGTAAATGTACTTGTGATGGATCTTGTGAACGACAAGAGACCTATGCCAGACCAGATATCTTGATTTTAGGAAAAGCATTATCTGGCGGAGCGTTTCCCGTAAGTGCCGTTCTTGCCGATGATGATATCATGAACGTGATCCATCCAGGACAGCATGGAAGTACTTTTGGTGGGAATCCAGTAGCAGCTGTAGTAGCTATTGCTGCTCTTGATGTTGTTAAGGAAGAATCGCTCGCTCAAAATGCTCGCGAATTGGGAAATTACTTCCGTAAAAAAATCAATGAGTATATTGAAACCACTGATACTGTCACTTTAGTAAGAGGCCGTGGTTTATTGAATGCGATCGTGATCAATGATTCTGAAGACAGTGATACAGCATGGAATATTTGTTTGAAATTGCGAGACAACGGTTTACTTGCTAAACCTACTCACGGCAACATCATACGATTTGCGCCACCATTGGTCATGACTAAAGAGCAACTCGATGAATGTATAGAGATCATCATCAAAACGCTAAAGGATTTTGAATAG
- a CDS encoding CCC motif membrane protein, which yields MQKLNTTVVYILSIVGFLCCCFYGIGFIASIIAFVIATKELKKYAENPEAYSNGKAMKTAKTVALVALILSGIMAAYTAYQYIVLSEEERLEQTLDTMESLGVPQDIIDQTRAQAEADMD from the coding sequence ATGCAAAAATTAAACACCACTGTAGTTTATATTCTCTCGATTGTAGGGTTTTTATGCTGCTGCTTTTACGGAATAGGATTCATAGCATCCATAATTGCTTTCGTAATCGCTACTAAAGAACTAAAAAAATATGCCGAAAACCCAGAAGCTTACAGCAATGGAAAGGCAATGAAAACAGCAAAAACCGTGGCACTTGTTGCTTTGATTTTATCTGGAATAATGGCAGCATACACTGCTTATCAATACATTGTTCTTAGCGAAGAAGAAAGATTAGAGCAAACACTGGACACTATGGAAAGTCTGGGCGTGCCGCAAGACATTATTGACCAAACTAGAGCTCAAGCAGAAGCTGATATGGATTAA
- a CDS encoding DUF2752 domain-containing protein, whose product MSIVVDDSWMLPCFTKQMIGMDCPGCGIQRSISLLLQGKVIDSFFMYPALLPAIFLLGFLIFDMFVNVKYGEKIKLWGTIIVIGTILTSYIIKLSFI is encoded by the coding sequence ATGAGTATAGTTGTGGACGACAGCTGGATGCTGCCTTGTTTCACTAAGCAAATGATAGGAATGGACTGTCCTGGATGTGGTATCCAGCGGTCCATTTCTCTGTTATTACAGGGAAAGGTGATCGATTCCTTTTTTATGTATCCGGCATTATTGCCCGCAATATTTCTATTAGGTTTCCTAATTTTTGATATGTTTGTCAATGTAAAGTATGGAGAGAAAATCAAATTATGGGGAACCATAATCGTCATCGGAACCATATTGACCAGTTACATTATTAAATTATCATTCATCTAA
- a CDS encoding cysteine desulfurase family protein, producing MKQVYLDNAATTQLRPEVVSRMTEVLSNVPGNPSSTHSYGRSAKSLIETARKNIAKQLNVTAAEIIFTSGGTEADNLAIHSCVRDLDVKRIITTGIEHHAVVYIVDYCRDKYGIEVEHVKLKECGTPDYYHLEQLLQESDKKTLVSLMHINNEIGNRLDIERVGGLCRKYKALFHSDCVQSIGHYEMDLAELPVDFTAVSAHKFHGPKGVGFAFIRKGTGLKPLILGGSQERGIRAGTESVHNIVGMDLAMQMAYENLEKDRAYIKDLKEYFKNSLEAKIDGVKFNGKCADGDNSTYTLLNVCLPCPAEKAAMLLFTLDLKGIACSKGSACQSGSQKGSHVLSQILNEEDLDKPSLRFSFSIYNTKEELDYVVDVLKEYLESANN from the coding sequence ATGAAGCAAGTATATCTAGATAATGCAGCGACCACGCAATTGCGACCAGAAGTGGTGTCTCGCATGACAGAGGTTTTGTCAAACGTGCCCGGCAATCCCAGTTCAACACATAGCTATGGACGCAGCGCTAAATCTTTGATAGAGACCGCTCGCAAGAACATTGCAAAGCAATTAAACGTCACTGCTGCCGAAATTATTTTCACCTCTGGTGGTACAGAAGCTGATAATCTTGCCATACACAGCTGCGTTAGGGATCTAGATGTCAAACGCATTATTACTACAGGTATCGAGCACCATGCTGTAGTATATATCGTGGATTACTGTCGGGATAAATACGGTATCGAGGTAGAGCACGTTAAATTGAAAGAATGCGGTACTCCAGATTATTACCATCTAGAGCAATTGCTTCAAGAGTCTGATAAGAAAACTTTGGTTTCCTTAATGCACATCAATAATGAGATAGGCAATAGGCTCGACATAGAACGTGTAGGTGGCCTGTGTCGTAAATACAAGGCACTATTTCACAGCGATTGCGTTCAATCCATAGGTCACTACGAGATGGATCTTGCGGAACTTCCCGTGGATTTTACGGCGGTAAGCGCCCATAAATTTCATGGTCCTAAGGGCGTTGGGTTTGCCTTCATAAGAAAGGGAACTGGTTTGAAGCCCTTAATCCTAGGTGGTTCACAAGAACGTGGCATCAGGGCAGGAACTGAAAGTGTCCACAATATTGTAGGAATGGATCTAGCCATGCAAATGGCATATGAAAACCTTGAAAAGGATCGAGCCTACATCAAGGACTTAAAAGAATATTTTAAAAATTCGCTCGAGGCGAAAATTGATGGCGTCAAGTTCAACGGTAAATGTGCCGATGGGGATAACTCCACCTACACGCTATTGAACGTTTGCCTACCATGTCCAGCCGAAAAAGCTGCAATGCTGCTGTTCACCCTGGATCTTAAAGGAATCGCATGTTCTAAAGGTAGCGCTTGTCAAAGTGGTAGTCAAAAAGGCTCTCATGTCCTGTCTCAAATTTTGAATGAGGAAGACCTGGACAAACCTAGTTTGAGATTTAGCTTCTCTATCTATAATACCAAAGAAGAATTGGATTATGTGGTAGATGTTTTGAAGGAGTACCTAGAGAGTGCCAATAATTAA